CTCTATCGGCAAACAAACGGTTTCCCAACTCGCCCAATGAATACATCTTCTCTCCCCCCTCAGCCCCATAGAAAATTGCTCTGAATCTTGGTGATTTCCTCCACCACCTTCTTCGGAGCCTTGTAGAACGAAAGGGTGAATATCGCCAAACTACCAAAAACCGTCTTCAATAGGGTAAGCCTTCCGCCAAAGCTTAGTAAACGACCCTTCCAACTCGCCAACCGTTTCTTAATATTAGACATTAAGGGCTCCCACGAAATGATCCTTCTAGGATTGCACCGAATGTAAACACCAAGAAATTTAAAGATCTTATCTTTTCTCCTACAAGCCAAAAACGTCGTTGCCACTTCCAAAAAGCGCGAATCAATGTTTAGGCCAATGAGTTTACTCTTATAAAATTTTATGCCTGGCCCTGAAATTAGCTCAAAACCTCTTAAGACCGCTTTAATTGCCCAAAGGTGACTCCAACTACCATCCTCCACCATGAGCGTGTCGTCCGCGAATTGAATAACATCTATAAAACATCTCCTATTAATAGAAAAACCCGCATAACTCCCGTTCTCCACCACTTTGTTAATAATCCCTTTCAACCCTTCCGCAACGACCACAAATAGGAAAGAAGATAACGGATCTCCTTGCCTCAAACCCTTTTCCACCAAAAATTCTTTAGTTGGAGACCCATTCACCATCACCGACATATGACTTGAAAAAACCATTGCCTTAATCCACTTCAACCAAATCTCCCCGAACCCCGTTGAGGAAAGCATTAAGCGAAGAAAAGACCAAATCACTTTGTCATAAGCTTTCTCAAAGTCAACCTTGAAGAGAAGACAAATCTTCTTAACCTTAGTTGCATAGTCCACAATCTCGTTAGCTATAACCACTCCATCTAAAAGTTGCCTCCCGGGAACAAAGGCGCTTTGGCTAGGCTATATGACTTTTCCTTTAACTTTTTTAATTCTGACCGCTAACATCTTCGAAAGAATTTTTTAAATACTCCCAACCAAGCATATAGGTCTATATTCATCCAagcccaaaggatccttggattTAGGAATCAATGCTAAGAATGACGATGTTATTGCTTTAGAAAGAACAACACCACCGTGAAAGTCCTTGAAACAATCAACCAAATCTTTCTTAATGAAAGACCAACATCTCTTGTAAGAGTAAAAGTAGGTTAtattgagttttttttcttcaattttaggaCATATTGAGAAAAAGTCAATAAACCTACTCCAAATCttgtcctttaattttatttaatctaaCAATCAAATTCAATCTAGTGCAATCTATTTTAGGAAATGTGCCTAATTGAAATAATTCCTAACACATTCAGCGGGATCACCCCAATACAATTGTGTGGCTTGTTTTACTACTTAAGTTTCATGACTTATTATTGAGTATCCCTCATATGTGCAGCTCTCTGAATCAAGTTTGAATCGATTCGTTCTTTTTAGCATGCAAAAAACAATGGTCACATTTGAACTTGATAATGATGCTTTTAGTAAAATGTTTAAGTGGGTGGAATAAGAATCACTTATGTTTTTTTATTCATGTCAAGAGCAAAGAAAAATCTCAAAGtacttttaaaaatatgaaaaattgagattttgtgtgtttgattaGAATCATGAAAATCAAACACACATTTTAATTCTAATCAATTGGAAGAAATGCAAACTAGGAATTTTATGCTTGATTTCATTCGAATTAGAGTTTACACTTAATTCGAATCAAGCTCCTACTGGTGACCTCTGCTTGATTTTATTCAAATCAGACTTTacacttgatttgaatcaaacatATTTTTCAAACTTCTTTGTTGACTCTATTGGATTTGATTTGAATCAGGATTTGCACTTGATTCGAATAACGGGTCTTTAATTTGAATCCGAATTTGttcttgatttgaatcaaatgagAAATGGGTCAAAAACTATGTTTTTCTTATTTCCCttcactttttcatttgattcaTTTCATGCAATGATCTTGATTTGTATCTAACTattttttttccatatatttttGTGCTAAACCTAAGCACATCTAAATCATTTTGTCAATTCATTTCAACATAACACATTGTATGAAAACATTTTTCTGTTGTGTGGATTTGTGAAAATTAACATCCTCTGTTTTCctttcaaaagtttagaaattCTTGCATTCAAATTTCTTTCATCTTCAACTTCAATTGAGAATTCAGATCTTGTTCATGAGAGATTGGTGATTAACTGAGGAAAACGTGTTTTTGAAACTAATCATTCTTGAGGGTTTTCCAAATAATTTAAGGTTGCTTGCAAGATTGAGGTTGTTGTCATTGTTATTgacaattccaattaaaagaaGGATCTTTTTCTCTCTAGAATACCTTTATAGTGACTGTGTGGAAGGCTACGAGAAAGGTGGAGTTCTTCTTAAATCTCTAGATTGTTCATCGCTCAAGGAATCGGTAGGATCAAGGGGTTGATCGTTATACACGAAGGCTTGGACTAGTTTGATGATACTTGGAGATTCAAGAAACATGAATTAAGTGAAGATTTCGCAGAAGGGTGTGACATTATGTCGTGTACAAGTCCAAGATCTAGTTGAAAATTTATTTTCTGTCCATATATTAGTATATTAGTGATTGTATGAACTCTTGCAATATCTGCCAAAATAAAAAGGAGCTATGCAGATTCCAATGTGAACCCATTATAGAGTGCACGTAGGCAAAGTGAGGAGGAACGTGAAACACTATATACCCCAATgtcttttctctttattttacCTGAGGTTGTTGAGAagcctgaggttgataagctggcgctgagttaacaaccggagttattgtagcaacttgaggtggaaacttcttatttgctttgtgcaagacattgctgacatcttgatcctttttcttttggaaagaacttccatacatcctaggaccaatagaagattctgcttctttgttcaagcgtccttctcgaactacTTCTTCTagacgtacacccatgtttaccatctcggtaaagtcacttggtgcacttgcaaccatccgtccgtagtaaaatggactcaaagtcttgagatagatttttgtcatttctttctcttcaagtggcggACAGATCTGAGCAGCCACTTTgttcggtaaaatagcaagtgtactattttcaccggtgtagttataatgagttttaccccaagtatcgatcacgaggattgcgtaggaaatataaatgactgtaactagtcaattaaacaaaatggcATATgagtgttttttattataatgaaataagtgaattaaaataaataagctgaaatttaaattgactttttaataacttttagagtaatgccaaggtaggtgtatgatttgccttataaCTCATCTgaataaagatctctttaacaagttcatatcctgcaactatttgttcttaagggtattttcctaagtccttagtgaaaaccttttggtttacaatcctattgcctaagttcTTAGAAACAAATGATTAAACCAAAgctaaaattaatcaagaatattcaaatgaccttacggtatccctagtcctaggtgataactataagatttaattgtttaaaaaccttaacaaccgtagtcctacagagtGTTAACCAGAGATTAAtccttgttttgccgacaaagaaagcataaaaacattaaacaatcaaattgaataatacgaacattagattaaagaaatacgatattcagagttgttacaaatcaaatcagggacaccccctagcattggggggtttagcctctcatagtattcaaaaaacacaaattgaaaagtttagacattacaaagattggGAGAACTCTGATCTCCAATGGTGTcaaccgttgaatctcttcgtcttccagaaCCTTGATGACGCTATCTCTCAAACCCTTGATCTGGAATTCTATTGTACGCTCTAAAAAAATGTCccaaaataacttaaaacataaacctAAATAGTCTCCATACAAGCCTCAAGCAGTACAAAGTCAAAAGTGCCCTTGGGGATAAGTTTGAGTGTCAAAAACTCAAAGATTGGTCATTTaggcgcctgccaacacgggccaTGTCAAGCCACACGGTCGGCCGTGTTGGCCCCCTAGAAACCATATGGAAGGATGCTTTCCACCTACACGGACCGTGCTCAGGCACACGGGCGGCTGTGTTGGCTCCTtggattttgtatggagtttGCTCTGAGTTCTGACACGGATCGTGTGTTGAAGCACGGTCAGACGTGTTTGCTCCCAATATTTGtaattttcctctttctcttGCTCCTCCTTCTTTCATGGTTGCTTGGACATTTAAGATGACTCGTTCAGACCTGAAacttgtacacaactaaccaaatgacataaaaacatctaaaacttaaataaataattaaaacaaacaacGAAATGAACAATCTTAATAAAATGCAAGAACTTAAACATTTTTCCACAAAACTCACACCAAAGTGTTACCGGATTGATAGATGTGGACCGAATGCATGatgaaaattatatgaaaatggtgaccgatcacaaccccaaacttatctcattgcttgtcctcaagtgatgcaagagacatTTATAGAGGTCACCCTGGACTCTTTCTTCCTCAATGTCACCGATGTTATTCGCATAGTGCTTCTACCTTCTTAATCAAGCTTCCAGCATACTAAACCAAACTTCCTATCGCATTTTCACATCAGAGTACCCcatcacctgcaagctttttcacaatCTCACCAAATCTCTCGTGGTTAAAGTGTTTCACTCATAAATCAAGATATGCAATATCAGCTCTTAACTTTGAATAGATTCTACTTTCACTGCACAGACAGAATTCACatactttttgaggtctttttcggatgtaacggggcttaggtacGGTGGGATAAACAAAGAAAGAGGTGTACTAATAGTTTGCGGCTCGATATTCCTGTCGTgtgttttctcttctcttttttttgttaTGCATGAATTTTTCACAAGGGATCTATATACTTAGACTCATCAACCCATTCATTTTGACATGGATGTTTTTCTTGCACTCGAGTCTATTTGTTTAGGCAAGTGCTTTTGCTCTTTTTTCtaactctttttttctttttttatatatgacATTTAAATGTCTCACTTTTCATTTGCACTTTCCTCTTCTACACGCTCGACCCCAAACTCATTATTTTTGCACAATTTAGGAAAACAACGCAACAAGAATACCGAGCATGGGTAAGGAGTGTTTGGCTCGGGGTTAATTTATGTGGTTAAAACAAACAAAGGGAGATGGCTCAACAGGGGTTCACAAGGGATACATATTATCAAGGGCGGTTGTGAAGGCTCATGGAtaaaaacaaacaagtgcctcagtgtgtgtcctcatatcATGGTATGTCAGTAGAATAAACGCAAAATTagagtgataaagtcatacctgaatgcCCTCATGATGAATTCGTAGTGTTTGGCTCTGATATACCTCACCATGCTGGATAGATTTGCTTACAGGTTCCAGACTACTCCTAGTGTCATACAATTTCTTTTTGGTTCAAGTGCTATCCACCCTTTTCAATCTAGTAGCGACACAATGCGTCCAACAGGTACTTTTCTTCGATGacatcaacttccagggtgccttGAAGAAACACGTTTAGGTTTCATCTCTCATCCACTTACTACAATTGCATCAGTCATTCGGTGGTTGCTAATCAATCTGTAACAAACAAAACAGACATACCACATAAAGCCACAAAAACAACAACTAGACAATAACAGAAACACACAGAAAAACTAGACAATtatgaagaagaaagaaaaacataCGAAAAGGACCCCTCCCCCATCTAAACTGAACATTGTCCCCAATTTTTTCAGCCTAAGTGTGGAAAGGACTCACAGTCTACTGCGGAGGCGGGTGCTGAGGTGGAAAATGCAACATCATCTGCTGCATGATTCTTTGGATATCATCAATGGCAGCTCCTTTCCGGAGCTGCTCAGTCACAATTCTCTCAATCTCCACACCTTGGTGAGTCTGCTCAGCACGAAACTGCTCGATAACTAAAGGTGTCCAGCCAGCAGAAGAGGATCCCTCACCTTGATGTCGTGAGGTCCTAGTCTGGGGAGCAGCCCTCTCCCTTCTTGGTGCGTCCTCTTCCATTGCCTCATCTGCATACACAACATCATCTCTGGCCTCTTCGGGGTCAACATTAGTATATAACCAATTCACATTATTATCAACATTAGTCCTTTCAGTATTCGGTACTTGCAACAATTTTCGAGACCGGCTTACCAACATGTAGCCATTTCGAGACGGTTCGAGCATCCCTTGCATGCATAGAGCATTTAGATCAATCTTACTCAACGCTTGCAGTGGAGTTTCGCCATCCATTACCGGCCGGTATCCACACCATTCTGCAATCTGTGTAATCATTCCTCCTACAGAAATATCACCTGAACTGGCACGCCCCATGGTACCTAAATGATCTGCCGCAAAAGCAGCCACATTCACCGGTTCCTCATTAACCATAGCATACAGTAAATAGAGTTCTCTTTTTGTTGCTACACCTGTACTGTCACCTCGTCCGAACAAGGTAAAAGCTAACCCCTTTTGTGCATAACGGAAGCACGGGTTTTGGATCCAAGATGCCTTAGCGGTTCGGGCTTCATACTGCGGTAAACCTGTAATAGAGGACCAAAAAGAAGATGCAGAAAACTCATTTGGCACTGCCCCGTGTCCCACTAACGGTAACCGGAGGCATTGCCCAAGCTGAATTACAGACATAGAGTGATCCTCATTATAAAGCCGAAAGGTTAGAGtaccaaaatattcaaaagaGTGCTCAGTCCagtttttttctaaattaaactCCACAGAGCTTAGGAATTCTAAAGTAATGCGCTCGTATGTGGGCGCATCATTATGCATAAATTCAAGAATCCCTAAATTGTTAAACATTTGTGTCACATCATCTAAGATTCCTAATGCATTCATAGTGGTATCACACACATACCTAGTAAGGACAAGTTTCCTAGTCAAGAGAGTCTTATACCTTTGGACATGCTCATCCTTTTCAAAAATAATGTTATGTGCATTAGGTGTTCAGCGAACTCTTTGTTTGGGCCTTGAGGATTCGATAACGAAGGCCTTTCTTCTGTCAGCTTTCTTTGGGGGCATAATGGGTACCTGAAAAATTAGTGAAAATTGATATATGAAGAAACGGAAAAAGATTACCGTCACTGTGTAGAGGGAGAAAAACGGCCCAACTTTTGGAGCTTTGATGATGGAGTAAGGTGAGGTTGAAGATGGAGAGAGTTATGGAGGTTTAGAgaagttggagaaaaaaataGGGTTATGgaggaagaggatgaagaatgctgagttttttataataaaagaGTGTTTTAAAACGCGTGGGGCCCACTTAAAAATCAGAATTtctcaaaaatctattttttttcaattctgcgcacagcaacacgggccgtgtgcccacacacgggtggccgtgtgtcgcccctggtttttgtatgggaaGAGGGATCCAAAGCAGCACGGGCCGTGTGCCTAAACACGGGCGACCGTGCTTCATCCCTGTTTTTTGTATGGAGAGAGCTTCACGAATCTGCACGGGCCGTGTGCATAAGCACGGACGGCCGTGCTTGTTTGCGCTGTTGCActccttttctttatttcttgATGCCTCTCTTTGTAAATTTCCATCTTTGTGGTTTCCACTTCAAACACTTGcataaaacacacacacacacaccaacaaaacaaaaggaaaagtATTAGTAaacccgtgggttgcctcccacgaagcgcttcgtttaacgtcgcatggctcgacgatcgCTCATCTCATCATGCGAGACGAACCTGTTCGATTGTTACCGCTCCTTGTCCAGGATTATATGGTTTCAACCTTTGGCCACTCACCTTGAAAGTGTTTCCATTGTTATTATTCCTAAGCTCAATAGCCCCATTAGGGAATACCTTGTGCACCACGAAAGGTCCAGACCATCTTGACTTTAACttcccaggaaataattttaatttggaGTTAAACAACAACACCAATTGCCCTTCCCAAAATtccttcttttgaatcttttgataATGCCATTTCTTTGTTGTTTCTTTATAAATTTTGGCATTCTCATAGGATTGATTCCGGAACTCTTCTAATTCATGGAGTTGAAGAATTCAGGATTCTCCAGCtttcacaatatcataattaaggAATTTGGTGGCCCAAAACGCCTTGTGCTCAAGTTCGAGTGGTAGATGGCATGATTTACCATAAACCAATTGATACGGAGACATACCTATAGGAGTTTTGAATGCTGTTTTGTATGCCCATAGTGCATCTTCAAGCTTCAGAGACCAATCCTTTCTCGAAGCGCTGACAGTCTTTTCAAGAATCTGCTTGATTTGCCTGTTTGAAACCTCCACTTGACCActggtctgaggatgataagcagTTGCAATCTTGTGCTTCACATTGTACTTCTTCAGCACATTCTCCATCAACTTATTCAAGAAATGGGTGCCTTCATCACTTATGAGTGCTCTGGGAACCCCAAATCTTGAGAAAATATTGTTTTTGAGGAAGTTCACTACCACCCTAGCGTCATTTGTAGGTAGAGctactgcttcaacccacttagaAATGTAATCCAGAACTACAAGGATGTAGTTCTTCCCAAAGGATGGTGgaaaaggtcccatgaaatcGATCCCCCACACATCAAACAATTCCACTTCAAGTATACCCTTCTGAGGCATCTGGTTTCTTTTTGAGATATTCCCCGTTCTTTGACACCTGTCACATTCTTTCACAATGCCTTGAGCGTCTTTGAATAACGTGGGCCAATACAAACCAGATTGTAGGACCTTTGCAGCCGTTCTATCACCACTGAAATGTCCTCCATATTCggagtcatggcatgcttttagcACATCCCTTTGTTCCTCCTCGGGTACACATCTTCTAATCAACCCATCGAGACCCTTCTTGTATAAgaatggatcatcccacaagtagaacctgcaatcatgtaaaaaatatttctttcGGTTATAGTCAAAATCATCAGGGATAATACCACCTACCAGATAGTTCGCATAGTCGGCGAACCAAGGCACACCAATAACAGCAAGGATACGTTCATCGACGAACTCGTCCTTTATTGGGTGCGTATCTTCTGTTTCTTCAATAGGTGACATTCGAGACAAGTGATCAGCCACAATGTTTTCagaccctttcttgtcacgaatttccacatcaaactcctgaaggagtaaaaTCCATCTTAGCAGTCTTGgtttagagtcctgtttagcaaaaagatacttcaaggcaACATGGTCAGTATAAAaatgactctagaacccaacagatattgcctgaatttatcaaaggcataaagaaccgctaacaactccttttcggtagttgcatagttcatctgtgcaaggttcaacacatgactagcgtagtaaataacatgtaataatTTTTCTCTAAGCTGTCCTAGAACCGCCCCTACTGCAATATCAcatgcatcacacatgatctcaaaaggtagagaccaatccggggctacaacaattggtgccgacactaatttttGCTTTATTGTATCAAATGCTACGTCACACTCTTTATCGAAAATAAAAGCTTCCTTAACTAAAAGCGTAGTTAAAGGTTTTGCTATTTTAGAGAAGTCTCTTATGAATctacggtaaaaacccgcatgccctaagaaacttcgaatacctttttcattcatgggaggaggcaattttgctatgacttctatctttgcttggtcaacttctattcctttatgagaaattttgtgacctaaaactataccttcacgcaccatgaagtggtacttctcccagttgaggattaagttggtctgttggcatctttctaaaacaagagcaaggttagttaaacaattatcaaaagacttaccaaaaaccg
The Vicia villosa cultivar HV-30 ecotype Madison, WI unplaced genomic scaffold, Vvil1.0 ctg.000525F_1_1, whole genome shotgun sequence DNA segment above includes these coding regions:
- the LOC131629131 gene encoding uncharacterized protein LOC131629131, with translation MVFSSHMSVMVNGSPTKEFLVEKGLRQGDPLSSFLFVVVAEGLKGIINKVVENGSYAGFSINRRCFIDVIQFADDTLMVEDGSWSHLWAIKAVLRGFELISGPGIKFYKSKLIGLNIDSRFLEVATTFLACRRKDKIFKFLGVYIRCNPRRIISWEPLMSNIKKRLASWKGSEEGGGGNHQDSEQFSMGLRGERRCIHWASWETVCLPIEKGGLGIRRINDFNVALLYKWKWRILEEAGSLWHEVLKARYGDLKTTILIGAAYNKGKDFTSIWWVDILALDNHVAKDFFNQQCRFLEVSIASIRGWGNGVWLWGNFGVSINQLSVNTVAAELAQMQQHISIAQPACHGSYGVEWIQGLDGSF